A genomic window from Sphingobacterium spiritivorum includes:
- a CDS encoding type IA DNA topoisomerase — protein MKTIIAEKPSVAREIAGFVGAYDKKDGYLTGNGYFVTWAFGHLIGLGMPEDYGISGFDKASLPILPNPFMLTVRKVKKDKGYQTDAGALKQLKVIEKLFNQSESLIVATDAGREGELIFRYIYSHLKCNKPFQRLWISSLTEKAIKQCFASLKDGKEFDGLYQAAQGRSRADWLVGINATQALSIAAGNGIYSLGRVQTPTLALICKRYLDNKNFSVQKYWQIQLLHNKEQIDFKSISTTKWQDKKLADDTLSSIERNGNTVTVTSVESKNVTEQPPLLFDLTGLQKEANKKLNLSAEKTLNIAQSLYEKKFITYPRTGSKYIPEDMWAEIPNLVRALQNRETCKVSLSKIKWGRFNKRIVNDLRVTDHHGLLITDKIPSVLSADENALYDMIAFRLLEAISQACIKEITVVSLQAIHYEFTAKGCKILEAGWRMIKGNFSEDYAEPIQDLPELKKGDELKVKEATVLEKKTKPPLLYTEAGLLSAMETAGKEIENEEERKALQNIGIGTPATRAAIIETLFTRNYIQREKKSLIPTEKGLQVYELVKDQKIADVAMTAEWELALQKIENSEADAGAFQKEMETFAKSITDELLQTSIAQNNLPKLVCPKCKNQQLIIRDKIVKCPDENCNWVQFRNVCEVQISVADIESLVNKGKTNLIKGMKSKAGKKFDAYIVLDKDYKTSFEFAKNKSYKK, from the coding sequence ATGAAAACAATAATCGCAGAAAAACCAAGCGTAGCAAGGGAAATAGCCGGATTTGTGGGTGCATACGATAAAAAGGACGGCTACCTTACGGGTAACGGCTATTTTGTTACGTGGGCATTCGGACATCTGATAGGATTGGGAATGCCCGAAGATTACGGTATTTCAGGGTTTGACAAGGCATCTTTGCCGATACTTCCAAACCCTTTTATGCTGACCGTCCGAAAAGTGAAAAAGGACAAAGGCTATCAAACCGATGCAGGCGCACTGAAACAACTAAAAGTTATTGAAAAGCTGTTTAACCAAAGTGAAAGCCTTATTGTGGCAACGGATGCTGGTCGGGAGGGCGAACTCATCTTTCGGTACATTTACAGCCACCTCAAATGCAACAAACCTTTCCAACGATTATGGATAAGCTCGCTTACAGAAAAAGCCATTAAACAATGCTTTGCCAGTCTGAAAGACGGAAAGGAATTTGACGGCTTGTATCAGGCAGCACAAGGCAGAAGCCGTGCCGATTGGCTCGTAGGCATCAATGCTACACAGGCATTGAGCATAGCCGCAGGCAACGGCATTTATTCGCTCGGCAGGGTGCAAACACCTACATTGGCTTTGATTTGTAAACGCTACCTCGACAACAAAAATTTCTCCGTTCAGAAATACTGGCAGATACAGCTCTTGCACAACAAAGAGCAAATTGATTTTAAAAGCATTTCCACAACCAAATGGCAGGATAAAAAGTTGGCAGATGATACATTAAGTTCTATTGAAAGGAACGGCAATACTGTAACTGTTACCTCCGTAGAAAGTAAAAATGTAACCGAGCAACCGCCCCTGCTTTTTGACCTCACAGGCTTGCAAAAGGAAGCCAACAAAAAGCTGAACCTCTCTGCCGAAAAAACGCTGAATATTGCCCAAAGCCTTTACGAAAAGAAGTTTATTACCTATCCACGTACGGGAAGCAAATACATTCCTGAAGATATGTGGGCTGAAATTCCTAACCTCGTAAGGGCATTACAAAACAGGGAAACCTGCAAAGTTTCTTTATCCAAAATAAAATGGGGGCGTTTCAATAAACGTATCGTAAACGATTTGCGTGTTACCGACCACCACGGATTATTGATTACAGATAAAATCCCGTCCGTATTGAGTGCGGACGAAAATGCGCTGTATGATATGATTGCCTTTCGATTGCTCGAAGCCATTTCGCAAGCCTGTATCAAAGAAATAACCGTTGTTTCCTTACAGGCAATACACTATGAATTTACGGCAAAAGGCTGTAAAATTTTGGAAGCTGGCTGGCGTATGATTAAAGGTAATTTTTCGGAAGACTATGCCGAACCCATACAGGATTTGCCCGAATTGAAAAAGGGCGATGAACTCAAAGTAAAAGAGGCTACCGTTCTCGAAAAGAAAACCAAACCGCCCCTGCTTTATACCGAAGCGGGGCTTTTGTCGGCTATGGAAACCGCAGGGAAAGAAATCGAAAATGAAGAGGAAAGGAAAGCCCTGCAAAATATCGGCATCGGTACGCCTGCCACAAGAGCAGCGATTATTGAAACCCTATTTACCCGTAACTATATCCAAAGGGAAAAGAAATCTTTGATACCTACCGAAAAAGGATTGCAGGTGTACGAATTGGTTAAAGACCAAAAAATTGCTGATGTGGCAATGACCGCCGAATGGGAATTAGCATTGCAGAAAATCGAAAACAGCGAAGCGGATGCAGGTGCATTCCAAAAAGAAATGGAAACTTTTGCGAAATCCATTACTGATGAACTGCTGCAAACTTCCATTGCTCAAAACAATCTGCCGAAATTGGTTTGCCCGAAATGCAAAAACCAGCAACTCATTATCCGTGATAAGATTGTCAAATGCCCTGATGAAAATTGTAATTGGGTACAGTTCCGCAATGTGTGTGAAGTGCAAATCAGCGTAGCTGATATTGAAAGCCTTGTGAATAAAGGAAAAACCAATCTTATCAAAGGAATGAAAAGCAAAGCAGGAAAAAAGTTTGATGCTTACATCGTATTAGATAAAGATTACAAAACCTCTTTTGAATTTGCCAAAAACAAAAGCTACAAGAAGTAA
- a CDS encoding DUF3945 domain-containing protein: MSEETENKQVIPEQLSDILLVLDKQKNKIQAVTGIDENGNLKTSDPTKENESQFMRVDKHGDLFSNFFSNFWRQIKNPTNFSFFKVSADEALDKAQEMQKQIDNPTPEGAKEMKKNEVKAEPQNEQNEQKQENKNDMATTLTTTDNSEYRFKPEQIDWETMNNLGIGKERLEKLNLLDPLLRGYKTNDLVPVSVNLGGAIVRTDARLSLQNAPDGTVVAAIHGIRKEPNLNFEFFGHKFTDEDKKNLLETGNMGRVVNLVNSKTGELMPSIISVDRLTNELIALKTEFIKIPDEIKGVKLNDEQKQTLLDGKPLYLEGMISKKGDEFSANVQFNADKRYVEFLFDRTNNNQQAQTNQQNNQQSSEQSQPQEAPKTFRGKELDDEQYNKFKAGQTIYVELKDKKDQPYKGYITFDKDTGKTNFEFPGQYKARVETAESHKTQTAVNSEGKTNEATKNVNEPLKSGQQRPKNEKQQDQQNKPKAPAKSKGRKV; encoded by the coding sequence ATGAGCGAAGAAACAGAAAATAAACAAGTAATCCCCGAACAGCTATCGGATATATTGCTGGTATTGGATAAGCAAAAGAACAAAATCCAGGCTGTTACTGGCATTGATGAAAACGGCAACTTAAAGACTTCCGACCCCACAAAGGAAAATGAAAGCCAGTTTATGCGTGTGGACAAGCACGGCGATTTGTTCTCCAACTTCTTCTCCAATTTTTGGAGGCAGATAAAAAATCCCACCAATTTTTCATTCTTCAAAGTATCGGCTGATGAAGCCTTAGACAAGGCACAGGAAATGCAAAAGCAGATAGATAATCCTACGCCCGAAGGTGCAAAAGAAATGAAAAAGAACGAGGTAAAAGCCGAACCGCAAAATGAACAAAATGAACAAAAACAAGAAAATAAAAATGATATGGCAACAACACTGACAACTACGGACAACAGCGAATATCGCTTTAAACCGGAGCAGATTGATTGGGAAACAATGAACAATCTGGGAATAGGTAAAGAACGCCTCGAAAAATTGAACCTTTTAGACCCATTGCTAAGAGGTTATAAAACCAATGACCTTGTACCTGTAAGCGTAAATCTCGGCGGTGCTATTGTACGCACGGATGCCCGCTTATCCTTACAGAACGCACCGGACGGAACAGTTGTGGCAGCGATACACGGCATCAGGAAAGAGCCAAACTTGAACTTTGAGTTTTTCGGACACAAATTTACCGATGAGGACAAGAAAAACCTGCTCGAAACAGGCAATATGGGGCGTGTGGTAAATTTGGTAAATTCCAAAACAGGAGAACTGATGCCGTCCATCATCAGTGTGGACAGGCTGACCAATGAGCTGATAGCCCTAAAGACAGAATTTATCAAAATCCCCGATGAGATTAAGGGCGTGAAATTGAACGATGAGCAAAAGCAAACCTTATTGGATGGCAAGCCGCTTTATTTGGAGGGGATGATTTCTAAAAAGGGTGATGAGTTTAGTGCCAATGTTCAGTTCAATGCGGACAAAAGATATGTTGAGTTCCTGTTTGACAGAACCAACAACAATCAGCAGGCGCAAACGAACCAACAGAACAATCAGCAAAGCAGTGAACAAAGCCAACCGCAGGAAGCGCCTAAAACCTTTAGAGGTAAGGAACTTGATGATGAGCAGTACAACAAGTTCAAAGCTGGACAAACTATTTATGTTGAACTGAAAGATAAAAAAGACCAGCCATATAAGGGTTATATCACTTTTGATAAAGATACCGGAAAAACCAATTTTGAGTTTCCTGGTCAGTATAAAGCACGGGTAGAAACTGCCGAAAGCCACAAAACGCAGACTGCCGTCAATTCGGAGGGCAAAACCAACGAAGCGACCAAAAATGTCAACGAGCCTTTGAAATCGGGACAACAAAGACCAAAAAATGAAAAACAGCAGGATCAACAGAACAAACCCAAAGCCCCTGCAAAATCTAAAGGCAGAAAAGTGTAA
- a CDS encoding helix-turn-helix domain-containing protein, translated as MNIDRMEFLAWMERLMERLDMLGDNIDSLQKKRNSIDGEELLDNQDLLQMLKISNRSLQRYRSIGKLPYYTISGKLYYKLSDVHQFIRESFNPPLPKLNANG; from the coding sequence ATGAATATTGACAGAATGGAATTTTTGGCGTGGATGGAACGCTTAATGGAACGCCTCGATATGCTGGGCGACAATATAGACAGCTTACAAAAGAAGCGTAACAGCATTGACGGAGAGGAATTGCTCGACAATCAGGATTTACTGCAAATGCTGAAAATCAGCAATCGTTCCCTGCAACGCTACCGCTCCATCGGCAAGTTGCCGTATTACACGATAAGCGGAAAGCTGTATTACAAACTATCAGACGTGCATCAGTTCATCAGGGAAAGTTTTAATCCGCCTCTGCCCAAACTGAACGCCAATGGATGA
- a CDS encoding helix-turn-helix domain-containing protein → MKIITIEEEAWQQLNSRINTIADYLKRLNDTGYDDLWLNNHEVCQYLHISEKTLWRMRTKGEIAYSKLYGQYFYTIGAIKDLLNANAIQSSDEFVQELMAKGKSYIEKGRKLKADKK, encoded by the coding sequence ATGAAAATAATCACTATCGAAGAAGAAGCGTGGCAACAGCTTAACAGCCGTATCAATACGATTGCCGATTATCTCAAAAGGCTGAATGATACAGGCTACGATGACCTGTGGCTGAACAACCACGAGGTATGCCAATACCTGCACATTAGCGAAAAGACTTTGTGGCGTATGCGTACCAAAGGCGAAATAGCTTATTCAAAACTCTACGGGCAATACTTCTATACGATTGGAGCAATCAAGGATCTGCTCAATGCCAATGCCATACAAAGCAGCGATGAATTTGTACAAGAGCTTATGGCTAAGGGAAAAAGCTATATCGAAAAAGGCAGGAAGCTAAAGGCAGATAAAAAATAG
- a CDS encoding RteC domain-containing protein, whose amino-acid sequence MEILLSKILSQIRHQENKLTSELTPTAEEAYQMTLFLNEMMQNVKGKVLKDGFKNEGQEIDFFKNIKPQILGKLIYYNKVFRIETTCPVNIGEIYQSFVENELKSLKSEYKESICNTYFYRYYRAGRTDRDHSYFMLGKINYHDGLNSGVFEIDLSFSTYYDNKIAHIIANELLYTYLLNKINPEENPDLVLLNLNEEISKDISWTNSQNALIELIYALYASSSVSNGNIGIRKLALIFQILFRTPVNDIHHAFHRMKTRAGSRTAFLDQLKISLEEYMDKDL is encoded by the coding sequence ATGGAAATTCTGTTGAGTAAAATATTATCGCAAATCAGGCATCAGGAAAATAAACTGACCTCCGAACTAACGCCAACTGCGGAAGAGGCATACCAAATGACCTTATTCCTAAATGAGATGATGCAAAATGTAAAAGGCAAAGTGTTAAAAGACGGATTTAAAAATGAAGGACAGGAAATTGACTTTTTCAAAAACATCAAACCACAAATCTTAGGAAAGCTCATTTACTATAACAAAGTTTTCCGCATCGAAACAACGTGCCCTGTCAATATAGGAGAAATATATCAGAGCTTTGTCGAGAATGAGTTAAAATCTCTCAAATCAGAATATAAAGAGAGTATTTGCAACACTTATTTTTACAGGTATTACCGTGCTGGAAGAACTGACCGTGACCACAGCTACTTTATGCTCGGGAAAATTAATTACCACGATGGTTTGAATAGCGGAGTTTTTGAAATAGACCTTAGTTTTTCCACTTATTACGATAACAAAATAGCCCATATTATTGCCAATGAACTACTCTATACTTATTTACTAAACAAAATAAATCCCGAAGAAAACCCAGACCTGGTTCTATTAAATCTGAATGAGGAAATCAGTAAGGACATTTCGTGGACAAATTCACAAAACGCACTTATCGAACTGATATATGCCCTGTATGCTTCCAGTTCTGTTTCTAATGGAAATATAGGCATACGAAAACTGGCTTTGATTTTCCAAATCCTGTTTCGAACTCCTGTAAACGATATACACCACGCTTTCCACAGAATGAAAACCCGTGCTGGCTCCCGAACAGCGTTTTTAGACCAACTCAAAATTTCATTGGAAGAATATATGGATAAAGACCTTTGA
- a CDS encoding NADPH-dependent FMN reductase has translation MNLIISGTNRVGSHSLKVALYYQQELSRKGEEWGLLSLGDLPENIIVSDLYNNRSEAFSVIQEQVSAAKKFIFIIPEYNGSYPGVLKVFIDACTFPVSFLNKKIN, from the coding sequence ATGAATTTAATTATATCGGGAACAAACAGAGTGGGTAGTCACTCCCTAAAGGTGGCATTATATTATCAACAGGAACTTAGCCGTAAAGGAGAAGAATGGGGTTTATTATCCTTAGGAGATCTTCCCGAAAACATCATCGTATCAGACCTCTACAACAACCGGAGCGAAGCATTCAGCGTCATTCAGGAGCAGGTATCCGCCGCCAAAAAGTTTATTTTTATTATCCCGGAATACAATGGCAGCTATCCCGGAGTGCTCAAAGTATTTATCGATGCCTGTACCTTCCCGGTGAGTTTTTTAAATAAAAAGATTAATTAA
- a CDS encoding ParA family protein, with protein MGKIIAIANQKGGVGKTTTSINLAASLAVLEYKTLLVDADPQANSTSGIGFDPRGIKASVYECLVNDLSAREAIQATETPNLDLLPAHIDLVGAEIEMINMHEREYKMKKILDEIKDDYDFIIIDCSPSLGLITINALTGSDSVIIPVQCEYFALEGLGKLLNTIKIVQNRLNTNLEIEGILLTMYDVRLRLSNQVVEEVRTHFNDLVFSTIIQRNTRLSEAPSFGISVIMHDASCKGAINYLNLAREILEKNGMVKEEKQTVTA; from the coding sequence ATGGGTAAAATTATAGCTATCGCAAATCAAAAGGGAGGAGTAGGGAAAACCACTACTTCTATTAACCTGGCTGCGAGTTTGGCCGTGTTAGAATATAAAACACTTCTGGTTGATGCTGATCCTCAGGCGAATTCCACGTCTGGTATCGGTTTTGATCCAAGAGGCATCAAAGCAAGTGTATATGAGTGTCTGGTCAATGACCTGAGCGCCCGCGAAGCTATTCAAGCCACCGAAACTCCAAATCTGGATCTGCTTCCGGCACATATTGATCTGGTCGGAGCTGAGATCGAGATGATCAATATGCACGAGCGTGAGTATAAGATGAAGAAGATTCTGGATGAAATCAAAGACGATTACGATTTCATCATCATTGACTGCTCCCCATCTTTAGGACTGATCACGATCAATGCCCTTACCGGTTCGGATTCGGTTATTATACCGGTACAGTGTGAGTACTTTGCTCTGGAAGGACTTGGTAAATTATTGAATACAATCAAGATCGTTCAAAACAGATTAAATACAAATCTGGAAATCGAAGGGATCTTACTCACCATGTATGACGTACGTCTTCGTCTGTCAAACCAGGTGGTAGAAGAAGTGCGTACACATTTTAATGACTTGGTATTTAGTACTATTATTCAACGTAATACGCGTTTGAGCGAAGCTCCGAGTTTTGGTATCTCCGTAATTATGCATGATGCTTCCTGTAAAGGAGCGATTAATTACCTGAACCTGGCGAGAGAGATTCTGGAAAAAAATGGAATGGTTAAAGAGGAAAAGCAAACGGTAACTGCATAA
- a CDS encoding ParB/RepB/Spo0J family partition protein — protein sequence MAAQQRKTGLGKGLGALLQNENIEVSRSSSVSESDVMEKGKTSGSINFIKVEEITVNPFQPRTDFDEQALQELSESIQLQGLIQPITVRQVGDNAYQLISGERRLRASKLAGITSIPAYVRTANDQQMLEMALIENIQRENLNAIEVALSFQRMIEECNLKQEELGDRVSKNRSTVTNYLRLLKLPPVIQAAIRDGQLSMGHARALINVGEVDKQLYIFKEIIEKGLSVRKAEQLVREVQQAAARKKSPSDKKTALTFQFQKIEDDLASKFASRVKLNVKSSTKGKGAIEIPFESEDDLSRILELLDW from the coding sequence ATGGCTGCACAACAACGTAAAACAGGGTTAGGTAAAGGACTTGGGGCATTGCTCCAGAATGAAAATATTGAAGTATCCAGATCATCAAGTGTATCGGAGTCTGATGTAATGGAAAAAGGTAAAACTTCCGGAAGCATTAATTTTATCAAAGTAGAAGAGATCACCGTCAATCCTTTCCAGCCTCGTACAGATTTTGACGAGCAGGCTCTTCAGGAATTATCCGAATCTATACAGCTTCAGGGATTAATACAGCCGATTACTGTTCGTCAGGTAGGAGACAATGCTTATCAACTGATCAGTGGAGAGCGTCGTCTGCGTGCTTCCAAACTGGCAGGTATTACCTCCATTCCGGCATATGTACGTACAGCCAATGACCAGCAGATGCTGGAAATGGCACTTATTGAAAATATTCAACGTGAAAACCTGAATGCCATCGAAGTGGCGCTGAGTTTTCAGCGCATGATAGAAGAATGTAACCTTAAACAGGAAGAACTGGGGGATCGGGTGAGCAAAAACCGTTCTACAGTGACGAACTATCTGCGCCTTTTGAAATTACCTCCTGTCATACAGGCTGCCATTCGTGACGGACAGCTTTCTATGGGACATGCACGCGCACTCATCAATGTAGGAGAAGTCGATAAGCAGTTGTATATCTTTAAAGAAATCATTGAAAAGGGACTTTCTGTACGTAAAGCAGAGCAATTGGTACGTGAGGTACAACAAGCTGCTGCCCGCAAGAAATCTCCTTCAGATAAAAAAACGGCACTTACTTTTCAATTTCAAAAAATAGAAGATGACCTGGCAAGTAAATTTGCTTCAAGGGTAAAACTAAACGTTAAATCATCTACAAAAGGAAAGGGAGCTATTGAAATTCCTTTCGAGTCAGAAGATGATCTGAGCCGGATCCTGGAGTTATTGGATTGGTAA
- a CDS encoding DUF5683 domain-containing protein, with the protein MMIKYLFTLFVLISTTVVCFAQKTDTVKTIPARNTKLEAEKIVTQDTVKKEESRKERRKREKAEKEAKEKAEEVFKDSARLAIEHKSKVAWKRSLILPGWGQHYNGGVWWIKVPVIYGGFVSTGLIIEFNQRYYSQVLKELDFRISTGDTERKDPELRGMSTTGLIQAKDNFRRNRDLAILGTLGWYGLNIVEAYVDSMLKNRWNIGDAKNVNIRFSPTIISNNSYAFQSGPIRPTVGLKMTMQFK; encoded by the coding sequence ATGATGATAAAGTACCTGTTCACTCTTTTTGTTCTGATTTCCACTACAGTAGTCTGTTTTGCTCAAAAAACAGATACCGTAAAGACTATTCCTGCCAGGAATACAAAACTGGAAGCAGAGAAAATCGTGACTCAGGATACGGTCAAGAAAGAAGAATCCCGAAAAGAAAGAAGAAAAAGAGAAAAGGCTGAGAAAGAAGCGAAGGAAAAGGCGGAAGAAGTATTTAAAGACTCTGCCCGCCTGGCAATAGAACACAAGTCCAAAGTTGCCTGGAAAAGATCTCTTATCCTTCCCGGATGGGGACAGCATTACAACGGAGGTGTATGGTGGATCAAAGTTCCGGTAATATACGGAGGTTTTGTGTCTACAGGTCTTATTATAGAATTTAACCAACGCTATTACAGCCAGGTACTTAAAGAACTGGATTTTCGTATTTCCACAGGAGATACAGAGCGAAAAGATCCTGAACTAAGAGGCATGTCCACCACAGGACTGATTCAGGCCAAAGACAATTTCAGAAGAAACCGTGATTTGGCTATATTAGGTACACTGGGTTGGTACGGATTAAACATTGTAGAAGCCTATGTCGATTCTATGCTCAAGAACCGATGGAATATAGGAGATGCCAAAAATGTAAATATCCGATTTTCTCCTACAATCATATCTAATAACAGTTATGCTTTCCAAAGCGGACCGATTCGGCCGACTGTTGGTCTAAAAATGACTATGCAATTCAAATAA
- the dapB gene encoding 4-hydroxy-tetrahydrodipicolinate reductase produces the protein MKIVLLGYGKMGQLIEKFAQKRGHEVILVVDQHNRETLTAQDIQDADVAIDFSVPSGALENISLCFEASVPLVVGTTGWYDHLDEVKDICLETGQSLLYGSNFSIGVNIFFHINKMLAKAIQPYHQYDVQVEEIHHVHKLDAPSGTAITIAEGILNNSDTKQQWVNELVDDGDGIIPKPNELLIESLRIEEVPGTHTVLYSSEVDQIEFKHTAHNREGFALGAVIAAEWLKGKKGFYQVTEMFDFNK, from the coding sequence ATGAAAATAGTCCTTTTAGGATACGGCAAAATGGGTCAGCTTATTGAGAAATTCGCACAAAAGCGAGGTCATGAGGTGATACTTGTTGTTGACCAGCATAATAGAGAAACATTGACCGCTCAAGATATACAGGATGCTGATGTAGCCATCGATTTCAGTGTGCCATCAGGAGCTCTGGAAAATATCAGTCTGTGTTTTGAAGCATCTGTACCACTCGTTGTGGGTACGACCGGATGGTACGATCATCTGGATGAGGTAAAAGATATTTGTCTGGAGACAGGTCAGTCCTTATTATACGGTTCTAATTTCAGTATTGGAGTAAATATTTTCTTCCATATCAATAAAATGCTGGCAAAGGCTATTCAACCCTATCATCAATATGATGTGCAGGTAGAAGAAATTCACCACGTACATAAGCTGGATGCACCTAGCGGGACAGCTATTACTATTGCAGAAGGTATTCTGAATAATAGTGATACCAAACAGCAATGGGTAAATGAACTGGTAGATGACGGAGATGGTATCATTCCTAAACCGAATGAATTGCTGATCGAAAGTCTGCGTATTGAAGAAGTTCCGGGTACACATACCGTACTCTATAGTTCAGAAGTAGATCAGATCGAATTTAAGCACACTGCACATAACCGGGAAGGTTTTGCGCTTGGAGCTGTTATTGCAGCAGAGTGGCTTAAAGGTAAAAAAGGGTTCTATCAGGTAACCGAAATGTTTGACTTTAATAAGTAA